CCTTCGCGTCGACGCGATGTTCACTTCTCTCGTATCTGGTTCATACCAGATCCTGCCCGACTATATGCACGTGAGGTGATAAAGACGGATAGGAAAGCCGCAATCGTCATCGCGAGAAATGTAGACGTATAATGCGCTAGAAAAAGTACTACAGTTGATAATTAGTGCACACGTTTCCTTGGAAGCAGTGAATGGTTTGCTGCCATCTTACGGCCTGCGTAAAGCTGCGTACTTCATCGTTTTCGCCAGGGTGACCActcttatttttgttttattcaatGCTGTCTTCTCGTCTGTGAATCGACTACACAGTGTTGTTATTTCTTGCGCGGTCCCAAATGAAGAGAAACCACGTAAAATTACTTTATCGCGCGCAATGTTCATGTAATTTTAAACAGGACGCGGGAGCATTGGGTGTGCAACTCCATAAAAAAAAGGAGTACGAAAGAATTCACAACAGAGATCTTTCATGTAATGATACCCGTCAAGAGCTTTATTCATCGGCACGACACATGAACAAACTGCTATCGCCACACATTGTGCGCTGATAATGGTAAAGCCCGGTAAGGAATAATGCGTTGTTTCTTGGTATTCTCAGACGCCGTTCAGGGGACCTTTATTGACCGGATAAGGAAGCACGCGCAAAACCTATGGTGCCTATTTTTTGTCCAACAGCCGGAAATGCACATGTGAGCCAATATTTCATGACGAAAGAATTCTAGATAGACACTGGAACAAATCAGCTATAGAATTAGTGGAGGTCTACCATTTGAAggggaaattgattgattgatatgcggggttgaaGGCCccgaaactacgatatgattattagagacgacgtattcgagggctgcggaaatttcaacctcctggggttctttaacatgcacccaaatctgagcacataagcctacagccttttcgcctccatctaattggagccgccgcagccgggatttgatcggaCGTCCTGCAGGtgagcagccgcgtaccttagccactatacctcCCCGGCGGGCCATATGAAGAGAAAAGGAAGTAACTGTGGTAGTTGCACCTCTATATGCTTCTACAGAAACAAAATAAGGATTGTTTTTATATCACAGGCCCCTAGCTTGATAAGTAGTGTGACCTTGATAAGCGCTCGCCACGTCAGCGCTTCATTCTACTATAAATTCTGTGCACAAGTGCGTCTCAAAAATGCGGAAGTTAACATGAAGATCGAgactgaaattcctcttccagttattTCACAATCGGTTCAGACTAAGGCACATATCTTTCTTTCAGCTTAGCGCGCAGGAACATTCAAGTCATCGCCACAGTTTGTACATCACGTAATGACTGCTTTAGGTTCAGTTACTGTGCTCGTGCTATCGGCGAACAGTATATAATACCTGAATGCAGTATCTTGTATTCGTCTCTGACGTCATTCGGAGAAAATCTAAAACTGCTCTGCTATTCACAACTTTGTGGCTACATAGAGCCTTTATTTTGCTATATTGCTTTAAACTGCCTCGTGATGCTGTTTACgctttttcctttgtttttgaaCACGATGCACTTCATCCTGCATTTTATTTGTACTCTTCAGTGTGCATTTGACATTTCTTTGCATTTTGTATATTTTACCTGCTGTTAGCACTGAACCCTGCAAGGTCACCTTAGATTTTCGTAGCTAATATTGTCTGATACATAGTTATACATTCAACCCTGTAACGGACCTCTTGAGGGCTAACAGTATTATTGAATGAATGATTATTTTGCTGCAGCCTTTGCAATAAACCAGTTTTAGTAGCACCCGTGCTGTCTCTTACATGTGATTCTGTTTTGTAGCGCTAAATAAACAATGTTATTTAccagttcattttctttcataattTTATACTATAAGGCATCAACTTTATGTAGTTTATTTTTGTTACTTCTACTACGACAGGTTGCTCACTATTGTGTTGAACATTCTGTCATACCATTATAGTGATATACTTGAGGCTTAAGACTATGATTTTTTTCGTAGCTTATTTcaatgttcttttcttttttttgtgcaaaTTGGGCTCTGGGTGTAGACAGAAAACAATATTCTCTGCTCCCTTTCCTTCATATCAGTAGTATGTATCATTGTGTATATAATACTCATGCTAGAACAAACAGTATTACAATTATTATTTGTAAAAGCCAAAAGCGCGTCATACTGCAGTTTTTGCGAAGCTGAGATATCGTAAGAGATCCGCGTTATCGTGGTCTTATTCAGCGTAGCTTATTCAGTAGCTTATTCAGCGACGGCCCGGACCGATTCTTCGGATGAAAAAGATGCTAACAATCGTGATGATCATGTTCGGGTGAAGAGGATGAAGAGGACGGATAATTCATCGAGATGTTGGCAGGTCATGATGACATTCTCAACAGTTTTGAGGTTTTTGACTGTACAGCGTTGAACGTGACGTGCTcgatccctttgaggatgtgtggaaggcagtcagcatctggcAAAGCCGTGTTCATGCGGCGTCAAAGTGAAAGGATGTCTTCGATGTACGAGTTGTAAGTCTTGCCCGGTTGTTTACGCGGCCATTCAGCTTCCTCTTCTAGATTTCAGCTTGGACGTTTGGTGTCCCGAAAATCAAGAACATTTGTGGGACAATGAGAGAGCACTCAGAGAACCGTCCTCGTGGATAAGATACCACATTTTTGCGACGTCTGATATatagaaggcgacgtgacgaagtttttggGGTGCATCTCTGTGGTTCCAGAAACTCGCAAAGTCATACTCCTCTAGCCATATTTCGATATCCTCGCGTGGGACCCTTGTGAATAGTGGTGAACCCTGCTACAGGGCTGTGAGAATGCACGTGGTGATGGCAGGCTGGGAGGGGCTGCCGGATGGTTCAGGCAGCATCTCTTGGGCCATGACATCAAACAAACGTAGCAAAAGTGACCGGAATGAGGCTCCAGCAGATCTCTTGGTCAGAGTGGACAAAGGTAGACAGCACCCTCCGTACTTCTGCAAAATAGCAGTGATATCGTGGTCTCGAAGCCATTTATACTGTCAGGCCACCAGACGAAATCTTCGGAGAAAGAAGAGGCTCGCAGTGATGATGATTATCTACAGTTGAAGAGGATGAAGAATGAACGCAGTGAATACTGTGCTCAGTGTATATATAAGTGCCACGTTGACCAAGCACACTAATCAATATATTAGTGTCCGAAAAATCGCTGCAAAGCTATTATACCCCAGGTGTTAGTTTTGCAAGACAGGTTGTGCGTATAGATGAGCTGGAGGTTGAATCAGGACGTAGGTGCGAAGTGTAAGCACACCCGACCACCAGGAGTTGGGTGCGCGTTCACCAAATCTCAGTCGCTCAAGCTTTACTCTGAGTCTACCAATGCGGCGTGTCCCACAGGCATATTGTTGTTTGGGCGTGTCAATTGAAAAAAGTGCCTCATTTAATCCGGTATTCTGAGAGAATGGTGAAACGGAATCAATCTGCGAAGCAATGACGTCAgcgagtttcaagtttgaaaatACCAAGGTTGCGCCGAGAAAACCTGTGTCGTGTTATTAAGTGGATAGGATAGCGTCAAAGAGAAGTGGAAAAGTAGGCAGGTTCACCAGGCAAGATATTTGTTGGTTATCTTACAAGAAGCGGGGTTGGAGGTTAACACAGAAAGAATGTGGCTCACTGACTATCCTCTGCTTTTTGTTGTCCAGTTCTTCAGGCCTCCTGTGCAATGCGTATTGCCTGGGGCATACCGTTGTCCATGTGGCTGCTCAGGCGTTTAGCGATTTCAACCACCATGACGCCTGGGATTGGTGTTTTGATGCCGCTTATCAGACCACCACTTCATTCAACGTCAAGAAGCGCAGAAGCCGGCATGCAGCCATCGCATGGACTGACACCCTGCGGTACCATTAAAAAGGACCGTCCTTTGGAACGCACGACTACTGGGCCCGGCGGCACCGAAAGAGTGTGGTTTACTGACAGTCATCTGCGTTTGCTTTGCCGGTGAGAAAATAATATGGCAAGTCTTGCCGTACAAGCAACCCTTTTCTGCAAGTGCTGGCGTACCAATGCCTGTTTTCCTTGCTTGAATTTGCGGTTATCTGCCTCCGGAAATTTCTAATTTTAGCGGAGGGACATTGAAATTAACCCTGGTCCCGACACTGCGAGAATATTGGAGCCGTTTAAGAAAATTGCAGATGATAATAAAGATATACAATAACGTCGTCTggtaaaagttgaaaaaaaaatagatgctTTGTCAAACCTCGACAAAATGGACGATTCATGTTAGGGCTAGTTTTAACATATGAACGGAGTAGTTCTGACGTTTATAAGGTAGATAGATGACATAGAAAAACAAAGTACAAGGCCTAATGTCATTTTTAGACTCGCAAACACGTGTTTCAGAACCAGTAGCCAGAGCACATGCTCAAAACGTCATCCGCTTGAAAAAATAACAAGGAGCAAAGTTTATGCCTTATCTTTGTTTCTTCAGCAGTCAGAGTTCTTATATGCGTGCAGAAATAGACGCAGCAATACGTTGGCATTGCAATTACCAGCCAATACACACCTCACGTCGATCCGCTttacgtatacgtatacgtaaACACACGCGAGCTGTGCGTACTACGCAGCACTCGAGCCTCTCACGTTGCGGTATGCACGCGACAGCCGCCAGATGGCCGCAATTTTGCGTAAGGTATATAGGTTGCACCTCAGATGATGGACCGCACAAAAGCGACATTCAATTTCCAACGTGCTTACTGAAACCGACGTATAAGCGAACAAAACAACTAGAACGCCTCACCCCGTGACGAATAGCACCGGTAAATCAAAGCGGAACTCATTGAAGGGCGCACGAATGGGCGCAGGGTCACAATCGCACACTTTCTTTGAATGGTGACGGAATCAAAATGTAGATGAGTTGCACAGCAAAGCGTAGACCTCTTTTCTTTTTCCACGGAGCATAAGGGAGAAGTTCTGCGCATGCCTGGTCTTGGCCTTGGCTGCAACGGAGACGCGCACTTTGCGAGCTCTCCCAACCGTACGAATGCCGGGTGGGCGGTAGCCACATTCTGTTCCTGCCCTGGACACACCTGCGAAGGCATTTTTCCCTTCTCTGAAGCACTATGTGCGCTTTGAATTCGCCGTGTCATTCTCTGATATTTATTTCGTTCCCTGCAGAAATAATTCTCCGTGTTCCCGTAACAGCCGCACGAAGGAGAGCTTTGTTGTTCCTTTTCCATTAGGCATGTCTTCACACTTGGAAAGTGAAGTGTAAATAGCACGAGAATAGCACGACCCCAGAATAGCAAGCTGCCAGAATAGCACGACCGCGCGTGTCGATGTTGTTCTTATTCGTTTTGCCCCAACCCGCCGCCGTTGCCGTCGCTACCTTGATAATTAGTTcgattttgcctgctttctgagaactaaagtTCGTATTATAGTTATTGACGAAAAGtagtgaaaagaaacagctcgcacCTTTCCGAACGTTGTTTCGGTAGATACGCCAGCAGAAACAACTCAAGCGAACGCACCGGCAGTGGCGGCGTGGTTTCAACCGGCTGTACACAAAAGTGAGCCATGTTGATCGAGGCATGTTGATTCACTGCCGCTGCACCGTTTATGTTACATCGTTCGTCGGTCCCTACGCGTTGGCGCAAGCGAAGTAGACACAAGCTGACAAGCTGGCAGAATGGGCGTTTATTTTCAGTGTACGTTGCAATATAAAGACTCAAAGTAAAGAGGGAAAGAGAAACAAGGTAAGTGAAACAAGAGATAGAAGCTTTGGCTATAACTGAGAAAAAAACTTATAAGGGTTACACTTCAGTTACAACACTTCTCCATCAATAATATTTGGAGACGCTGCACTGGTTTCCGCTGTCGGGTTGAGCGCCGGAGTTCTGTGGTCACTGTGGGTTCCCTGGACATATGCTTTTCCTGGTCTTGGGTTGGGGATGATGACTGCAGCTGGTTTGGTGGCTCACCGAGTTCCGCCTTTACGTTTGGCCCTGATCAGGAAGTTTCTTGCGTAGTTCTCGACATAGGCATGTCGAGAACTACGCAAGAACTACGTGTCATGGTGGCGTTTAGCCGAGTCTCTCCTTGTGTGAACATAATCCACATGTCTCCGAACAAGGCCCTCTGGCGTCTCGACTGTCACTATCCTCGCTCCGTCGGCTGACTTCACCGTACCGGTCTTCCACTTTTCACCCTTGCCAAAGTTGCGGATGTAAACATTCGTGTCTGGTGCTAGGGTCCACTCATCTGATTCACTTGATCTTCATGCAATCCAGAGAGGAAAGCACGTGTCCAGACGAGATAGATTTTGGTAGCCCAGGAGAAGCTCCGAAGGAGACTTGCCCGATGCGAGGGGTGTTCTCCGGTAATTGAAGAGTagtctgcaaaggcaatcttctAATCGGCCCTGGTTAATCTTCTTCAGCCCATCTTTCACGGTTCGAACAGCTCTCTCTGCAAGGCCATTAGACTGGGGATGAAACGCAGCCGTGCGCAGGTGAGTTATGTTGTACTTATTCAAGAAATCGGCAAAATCTTGACTTGTGAATTGCGTTCCGTAATCTCAAACAAGGGTGCACGGAATGCCGAACCTGCTGAACAAGCTGCGTAGGCAAGTTATAGTCGAAGATGTAGTCACCTGCTTCACTGGTACGGCCTCGATCCATTTGCTGTGAGCATCTACAAGAACAAGGATCAAGTTTTCATTTATTGGCCGCGCGAAATCTACATGTACTCTTGACCAGCTTTTCTGGCATGTCGGCCAGCTAACTGGCGGGGCAGATGCCGGCATTGGTCAATTTCGAATATAGTTTGTGCACTTCGCCGACGTTTTTTCGATGTCGTTGTTAATTCCAGGCTACCAGAAAGCCGACCAGGCGATTGCCTTCATCGCCGATGATCCTTGACGAGTTTTCGTGGAACATGTGCAACATTCTAAGCTGCGCGCTGTCTGGAATGACAACCCTACGGCTCCAATAGAGCAAACGGGGGCCAGCGAAAGCTCAAGTCTGTGGTTGAAAAAAGGGAGTAATCTTCACTCGAGTGCTTTAGCACTTGTAGGCCACCCATTCCTTGTGTACTGCACAACCTTTGCCAGCACTGGGTCGCTGGCGATTAGCGCCTGCAATTCCGTTGTCGAgactgcactctcctgtacggaTGCCAGGGCCAAAATGTACTCGGGTGGCTCGCCGTCCGCGGTTGGCTCTGACGTTTCTCGTGGTAACCTACTGAGGGCGTCCGCGTTCAGGAGCTGCTTGCCTAGAGAATAGTGCAGCTTGTAGCAGAATCCGCCCAAATACAGCGCCCAGCACTGTATACGAGCAGCTGCCAGCGGTGGAGTTGGCCGATTCGATCTCAGCAGGCCCAGGACCGGCTGGTGGTCCGTGACGAGTATGAATTCTCGGCCTAGAAGATAATCACGGAACTTCATTGCTCCAAATACCAGGGCTAATGCTTCTCGTTCAAGTTATGAATAACTTTGTTCTGCTTTCGCCAATGTTTTCGAACGGAACCCAATAGGCTCGTTCCTGTTCCCTTTTGTGTGAAAAAGCCCTGCGCTGATGCCTCTTTGCGATGCGTCGCACTCTAGTTTCAGCGGCTGTGAAGGGTCGTAGTGCACTAACACCCGTGCCTGCCGCAAACACCGTTTTGCTTTGTCAAACGCTGTTTGTTGTTTTTCTGTCCAGTCCCAACGTCTGTTTTTTTCCAGTAGCCTATACAATGAAAAGAGTACAGACAATATGTTCGGTAAAAACTTTGAGTAGAAACTGATCATGccaagagacgagcgaagctcaGCTACATTTTTCGGGCTGGGAGCATCAACGATTGCTTCGATATTTTTTTCTATTGGGTGCAGCCCTTGCTGATTCGATGGCCAAGATAAGTAACAGACGCCTGCCGAAATTGGCATTTATCAAAACGTAGTGTAACACCACCCTCCCGGAAACGTTGCGGAACGACTTTGAGCACGTCGTCACTTCCTGCTTTTTCGAACACCAAGACATCGTCCAGATAAGCTTGCGCGCCCGATAAGCCCTGCATAACAGTTTCCATCCTACGTTGAAATATGGCTGGCGCAGCGGCAATGCCGAAAGGTAATTTGTTGTAGCAGAAAAGACCTTTGTGCGTGGTAATTACGCACAACTGGCGCGATTCGTCATCCAGCGGAACTTGGTTATATGCATCCCTTAGATCTAGTGTACTGAAATGCTTGCAGCCGTTTAAGGACATGAACATGTCATTGATTACTGGCAATGGGCATTGCTCCAGCTCACATGCCGCATTTAAGGTGACCTCAAAGTCGCCACAAATCCTAACGGTGCCGTTCTTCTTAAGCACTGGTACAACGGGCGTAGCCCATTCGGAATGTGGCACCGGTGACAAAACGCCTAGTGCCACCAGCCTATCAAGCTCTTCAGAAACTTTGTCGCGTAGCGTGAAAGGAATAGAGCGGGCCTTACGGAACTTGGGTGTTACTCCCATCTTCAGCTGAAGGTGCGCCGCAGGTCCTTTGATGAGGCCTAGTTCCGAGCTTAAGACGTCTGCGAACTCAGAGATTACGTCCGGAAAGACCTGTGTGTTGGTAGACGGCTGTGCAGTCGGCGGCTCAGCTGAGAGGCCGAAAACAGGGGAGCCTGCGTCACTCAGAAGAAAAATTAGGTCTCGGCCACATAATCTTGGACCGCAGCAATCTAGCACTACCAAAGGGCATTCTACGGTTGCACCAACGTAAGATACCGGCAACAGGATCTCTCCAAGGACTGGCAATTTTCCCAAATAGCATGACAGCTCTATGCGTGATGGCTTCAGCGGAGGCCAAGCGTTCTTGTGCTGCTCAAAAACCTGACGTGACACGACGCAGACCGGTGAACCAGTGTCAATAAGGATTGATACGTCAACACCTCCCCACGTAAGGTTGCGCCGTATTGGGGGCTTCACAGTTTCCTCCCGCGTCGATCTTAGCGTCCAAATGTGCAGGCTATCATCAACGCCTTCATCTGTTTCCCCTTCGTTAACAACCAGGACTCGGCCGCGTGTTTCCGAGGATGCTTGTTGAGTTCGAGACTTTGCGGTTTGATCATTCTGGCATTTTCGAGGTAGATGACCGCGTCCACCACAACGATAACAATGCGCGTTATTCCAACGGCAGGCATTACTGTTATGTCTGACACTGCCACAACGCCCACATTGAGCGAGTACATCTTTGCTCGTGGAGGACTGCGCCTTCATTGTGGCACAGCTGATGCTTCGCCGGCCGTTTTACGGACATCATTGTATGCCGCTTCAGCTGCGAGGGCCATTGTTTCGGTGTCCTCTAACGTCATATCTTTCTTTGTCAGCATCTGCTTTTGCAGCGCACTCGATTTGATGCCGCACGCTATTCTATCCCGCAGCATTCGGTCGAGCATGGTATCAAAATTGCAGTTGTCCGCGATTCGGCGAATCTCAGTAAAGAATTCTTGAACAGACTCAACGTCCAGCTGGCAGCGGTTGAAAAAGCAGAAACTTTCTGCAATCTCAAGGCGCTTGGGATCAAAGAACTCGTCAAAGGCTTTCACGACGCCCTCGTATTCCAAAGAATTAAGCTTCTTGGGCGCTATTCTTCCTGATAGTGCGAGTACTTAAGGCTGCCACCAACAACGCCCGTTTCTTGGCTGACTCTGTCACTCCTGTTGCCTCAAAGTATGCTTCTGCCTTGATGACATACACCTTCCAGTTGTCTTTCTCGTCGTCGAAGTGCGTCAGTTGCTGGTGCACCATCGTCGTAGCTGACGTCCTGCTTGAATCCAGGGTTTTTCTTTCCAGTTCTTCGTCGTCACCGTTACATCGTTCGTTGGTCCCTGCGCGTTGGCGCAAGTGAAGTAGACACAAGCTGACAAGCTGGTAGAATAGTCGTTTATTTTCAGTGTACGTTGCAATATAAAGGCTCAAAGTAAAGAGGGAAAGGGAAACAAGGTAAATGAAACAAGAGATAGAAGCTTTGGCTATAACTGAGCCATAAACTGATAAGGGTTACACTTCAGTTACAACAGTTTACTTCCAGAGTTCTCGGCGATGGTAATCCAAGTGAGGCTCTCGATGAACGCTTCCTGGTTGATGCCAtaaagcttcgtcgtgctgcattTGACAGTTTGCGATTTGAGCCAATGCGAGCAACCGCCGGCGCCTGTGCCACCATGCTGAATCTGCGGCCAGCTGGTTAAGGCACGTGGTTTGATCTAGTGCAGCCAAGGCTGTGAAGCGGCAAGCGGATTCAGTTTCGCGTGGCGGGAAAATCGGTATCGGAGCGATTACTGTGCGCCGGCCGcgcggcgtggttttccggctAATCGGGCAGCGAAACGGGCCGGTTTCCAGAGAGTTTCAccggtttcgctctcttcgagcCCAAGTCTGAACGCGCCCTTCGAGAAGCTTGTGAGAACGACGTGCGCTAAAATGGTTTTAGACCGAGGAAAGGGTTTTATTACAGTGAAGCTTGTTTTCTCAATTTATTTTACACTTGTATATGTTCTGTCTGTAGCTGCTGGTACTAGCCCGTTCATTCGTTGACATTTAATGTAGAAAGTATAACGCGGTAAAACATTGTAGAATCATGCAGCGTGAAAAAATTATCTTCTTGCACATTTTCTCGATTGTTCTAAAAGTGCGAACGCCTCTACAATTTCTTTGTTCATGGGATCACTACGGCATTGTAACCTTAGAAAAGTGATTACAACGGGCACGTTGCGCTATGCGTGCGACTTTAATATGCAAGCATGTACAAAGCTTAACGCCTACGCGGGCACCACCCGCTCCTTTGGTGTAGTGGATATGGTGCTCGACTGGTGTTGTGTGATCAAATGCCGGCCTTGGTGGCCGTTTATTTACGTGCAGAAAAATGAATTTCAAACAGgctaaattttcgaagccctccgtTTCCGGAGTCTCTCGTAATCCTATAGTGGTGATAAAATATACCCTAGCTATTTTTGGAGTTTTAAAAATGCACCCTCCAGATCTTCCATTAACACCCTAACAACATGCATATTGACATCATTTTGGCATCTACAACAAATTTGTTGAGTGTATATGCAAAGAAAGGGTGTTAAACCATGTAAGAAAGGTGTAAATATAAAAATGCCCTTTTTATGTTCTTGATGGTGTAAAAAGTTTACTGTGTATATAAGGCTTAGTGCTCGTTCTTGAAGTTGTATTATTTCTCTCCGTTTCTGTGTGTCTGTCCTTTTCAAAGAATTACAAAACACATGCTACTCTAGTCGAGTGATCATTCTTGCAGCTGTCATATATTTTGACCGATTTCTTTTAGTTTTTCAGAAAATAAATATTACGAGGAATTCAAGACGTCAAAGACACCTTTGTAACTTTTCGGTTCTTGTTTAGCGTGTCTACATCTAAATAGGGGTAGAACTTCTGTATATTTTAAGCAATACGCACCGCTACGTGCTGCCTAATATTTTGTGTCAAGGGCATGCCTTGTTTTTAATTGTTTGAGCCTTATTATTTTTAAGGCACGGCTAGAGCATCACTCCACTAATGAGCAGTAGTGCACTAGAAGCAAACGGGAAAGAACGAAAAATAACTCTTGCTCAAGAAAACCTGTCAGAAATCCAGGCTGTGTACGTTGGGACGCTTCGTAGTTGCACATCGTCCCAGTACCCTAACGGTATCTATAGATATGTCAGTGGCGTATCCAGGGGGTGGTGCACCAGGCCCATGGCGCCCCTCTGAACTTGTTTGCGCCATGGCTCAGAGTGACAAATTACCATTTCaaggtgctcccccccccccgctaaaTCTCCCCATCGCAAAAACAATTTCTACCTACACACCTGCATACGTGGAAATTAGCCAGGAACACGTCGCTTACACTGACCCGTGACCGAATCTCATTTTtatcggcaaccgcgtctgcgaACCGCTTAACGAGCTCAATGAAGGCAGTCGAGAGAAAAGAAACTCTCATGCATCAGCACCGTGGTTTTTTTAACGTCATCATTTAAACTCGGTCGCTGCCTTTTTACTCGAACTCGCTATCTTGTTCACCGCTACACGCTTCATCGGGCTGATTGGTTTTATTTCGTTCATATTGTAATTTAATTCTTATTCATGCTGGTAAGCTACCAAAGAAACGCTTCGATTTAGTTTCTGCAAGCTCGGCGCTGTGATTACGATATGTCGTTAAAACGCTGTTCGCTCTTTTAAAGTCACCCACTTCCTGTTTTCATTTAAGCTTCACTTCCCTCTTTTGCCTCATTGCAATCCCTCTTTCCACGTGCGCAGACAGCGTGTATT
Above is a window of Rhipicephalus microplus isolate Deutch F79 chromosome 1, USDA_Rmic, whole genome shotgun sequence DNA encoding:
- the LOC142765778 gene encoding uncharacterized protein LOC142765778, whose protein sequence is MAAISREKDGNNLAKRVARKLHVVQQTGCDVSLHWIPSHTGIPGNKVADCAATVAHDPNTGGTIFVCSADAGCLLTARYWRECHTNPRVAAGKPPRTTKLYGINQEAFIESLTWITIAENSGRTNERCNGDDEELERKTLDSSRTSATTMVHQQLTHFDDEKDNWKVYVIKAEAYFEATGVTESAKKRALLVAALTSSETRGRVLVVNEGETDEGVDDSLHIWTLRSTREETVKPPIRRNLTWGGVDVSILIDTGSPVCVVSRQVFEQHKNAWPPLKPSRIELSCYLGKLPVLGEILLPVSYVGATVECPLVVLDCCGPRLCGRDLIFLLSDAGSPVFGLSAEPPTAQPSTNTQVFPDVISEFADVLSSELGLIKGPAAHLQLKMGVTPKFQFILVTDHQPVLGLLRSNRPTPPLAAARIQCWALYLGGFCYKLHYSLGKSSESDEWTLAPDTNVYIRNFGKGEKWKTGTVKSADGARIVTVETPEGLVRRHVDYVHTRRDSAKRHHDT